From the Desulfovibrionales bacterium genome, one window contains:
- the cbiB gene encoding adenosylcobinamide-phosphate synthase CbiB gives MAFELMIAYGLDILIGDPTWFPHPVRAIGRGITALERYLRQTIIPLRLAGAILTITIVGLTYGLVWLVCHLAGIFHPYLGKAIAILLIFMSLSVRSLAQAAKKVYSPLKAGNINQARRQLGQIVSRETATLDQDAVIRGTVETVAENTVDGVVSPLFYALIGGAPLAWAYKAINTLDSMVGYKDERYLKFGWFSARLDDIANFIPARLSGLVIPLAALLVSRNSIQSIKTVFADGRKAESPNAGFPEAAFAGALNIQLGGRNIYQGKITNRPLIGQPLRPRQIENIKQAIHLLYATSLVALMGGMIIVWLLNC, from the coding sequence ATGGCCTTTGAGCTGATGATCGCCTACGGCCTGGATATTCTGATTGGTGACCCTACCTGGTTCCCGCACCCAGTCAGGGCCATTGGCCGGGGTATAACGGCCCTGGAGAGATACTTGCGGCAGACTATCATTCCCCTGCGACTGGCAGGAGCTATTCTTACTATAACCATTGTGGGTTTGACCTACGGCCTTGTCTGGCTTGTTTGCCATCTGGCAGGCATTTTTCATCCTTACCTCGGAAAGGCCATAGCCATCCTTCTTATCTTTATGTCCCTTTCCGTGCGCAGTCTGGCTCAGGCCGCTAAAAAAGTCTATTCCCCCCTTAAAGCAGGCAACATTAATCAGGCCCGCAGACAACTCGGCCAGATCGTCAGCCGTGAAACCGCCACCTTGGATCAGGACGCTGTTATTCGTGGAACGGTAGAGACTGTAGCCGAAAATACGGTAGATGGCGTTGTCTCTCCCCTATTCTATGCCCTTATTGGCGGCGCCCCGCTGGCCTGGGCCTATAAGGCCATAAATACTCTGGACTCAATGGTCGGCTACAAGGATGAGCGATATCTAAAGTTCGGCTGGTTTTCGGCCCGCTTGGATGACATTGCGAATTTTATCCCTGCCCGTCTGAGCGGACTTGTTATCCCCCTGGCGGCTTTATTGGTCAGCAGAAATAGTATTCAATCTATAAAGACCGTGTTCGCCGATGGCCGGAAGGCGGAAAGTCCGAACGCCGGATTCCCGGAGGCCGCCTTTGCCGGGGCCCTGAATATTCAACTGGGAGGAAGGAATATCTACCAGGGCAAGATTACCAATCGTCCATTGATCGGCCAGCCTCTCCGTCCGAGACAAATAGAAAACATAAAACAGGCCATACACCTGCTGTATGCCACGTCTTTGGTGGCCCTGATGGGAGGAATGATTATTGTCTGGTTATTGAATTGCTAA
- a CDS encoding TonB-dependent receptor — MKRLLNCVIVSFACLFTVSSTPVTAQEDTGAIKMEAVVVTASRLEEPLRYSPDSVTVVTGEEIQKKDKKTVVDVLRDVPGVFIRQNSSFGGDSSIYLRGTNNAHTLIMIDGVRIGDPMAGDGKMSISDLSTDNIDKIEIIRGAQSVLYGSDAIGGVINIITKKGKGKPGFYLSTEGGSFESFREKLGVSGANDKVGYSAFISHLDTKGISKADEDLGNTEQDYYHDTNISVRLDAPFSETVRAGFSVHHAQSKMDYDGTGVDANKVRDTDITTISTNFEQDVFGWWQHIIKLGTTETNREYTANGVFDGTYKGTTKLASWQHNFFIQDKDTITAGFDYQEENGDVQSTGGNITEKKIDTNSLFIQNKWTPFQGFSFTLGVRHDDHQTFGGEDTYKGALAYLYEETGTKIRTSYGTGFRAPSLYQLYSSYGDPNLKPEESKGYDVGIDQELFGRKVLLSVTYFQTEIDQLIDWNWTTWKYYNVGKVKTKGWETSASFKPLAWLSLDAHYTYTGAKDETPGGTSQGKYLIYRPKHTAGASLNVKPLEKLNVNLNTQYVGKRYRNTGNTAEMRSYTLVNLAASYEVTQWLEVFGRVDNLTDKNYQSIYQYGEPGIGIYGGIKATF; from the coding sequence ATGAAGAGGTTGTTAAACTGTGTTATTGTATCATTTGCATGTTTATTTACGGTATCATCCACTCCGGTAACTGCACAGGAGGATACCGGGGCCATAAAAATGGAGGCGGTGGTAGTAACTGCCAGCAGGTTGGAGGAACCGTTGAGATACTCCCCTGATTCGGTCACGGTAGTCACAGGGGAAGAGATTCAGAAAAAGGATAAGAAGACGGTTGTTGATGTCCTCAGAGATGTTCCCGGTGTCTTCATCAGACAGAATAGTTCATTCGGCGGGGACTCTTCTATATACCTGCGCGGCACCAACAATGCACATACGTTAATTATGATCGACGGCGTAAGGATAGGCGACCCGATGGCCGGCGATGGAAAGATGAGCATCTCTGACCTGTCTACGGATAATATCGACAAAATCGAAATCATCCGAGGCGCCCAAAGCGTGTTGTATGGATCAGATGCCATCGGAGGCGTCATCAACATCATTACCAAAAAAGGCAAAGGAAAGCCTGGATTTTACCTTTCAACCGAGGGAGGTTCGTTTGAGTCCTTCAGGGAGAAACTCGGGGTCAGCGGGGCAAATGATAAGGTGGGCTATTCTGCTTTTATATCCCATCTGGATACTAAAGGTATCTCCAAGGCGGATGAAGACCTGGGAAATACGGAACAGGATTACTACCACGATACCAATATCTCCGTCCGGCTTGATGCCCCGTTTAGCGAAACGGTGCGGGCAGGTTTTTCTGTTCATCACGCTCAGTCAAAGATGGACTATGATGGCACGGGGGTTGATGCGAACAAGGTTCGGGATACGGATATCACTACTATCTCTACAAACTTTGAGCAGGATGTCTTTGGCTGGTGGCAGCACATTATAAAACTGGGCACTACGGAAACAAATAGGGAATATACCGCTAATGGCGTTTTTGATGGGACATATAAGGGAACGACAAAGTTAGCCTCCTGGCAGCATAATTTCTTTATTCAAGATAAGGATACCATCACAGCCGGTTTCGATTATCAGGAAGAGAACGGCGACGTCCAGAGTACCGGGGGGAATATTACGGAAAAGAAGATTGATACCAACAGCCTCTTTATCCAGAACAAGTGGACTCCGTTTCAAGGCTTCTCTTTTACCCTTGGTGTGCGTCATGACGATCATCAGACCTTTGGCGGTGAAGACACCTACAAAGGCGCACTGGCCTATCTCTATGAAGAGACCGGAACCAAGATAAGGACAAGTTATGGAACCGGCTTTCGCGCCCCCTCCCTCTATCAACTCTACTCATCCTATGGCGATCCCAACCTGAAGCCGGAGGAGAGCAAGGGCTATGACGTGGGCATAGACCAGGAACTGTTCGGGAGAAAGGTGTTACTGTCTGTGACCTACTTCCAAACTGAGATTGACCAGTTGATTGACTGGAATTGGACGACCTGGAAGTATTATAACGTCGGTAAGGTCAAGACAAAGGGCTGGGAGACGTCGGCCTCTTTTAAGCCGCTGGCCTGGTTGAGTCTCGATGCCCATTACACCTACACCGGGGCGAAAGATGAGACCCCCGGAGGTACAAGCCAGGGCAAGTATTTAATATACCGGCCGAAGCATACGGCGGGGGCCTCTTTAAATGTCAAGCCGCTGGAAAAGCTGAACGTGAATCTCAATACTCAATATGTGGGTAAACGGTATAGAAATACGGGCAACACCGCCGAGATGCGTTCTTATACACTTGTAAATCTGGCGGCATCCTACGAAGTTACTCAGTGGCTTGAGGTCTTCGGAAGGGTGGATAACCTGACCGATAAAAACTACCAATCCATATACCAATATGGCGAACCCGGTATCGGCATTTATGGCGGAATTAAGGCGACTTTTTAG